In Lagopus muta isolate bLagMut1 chromosome 14, bLagMut1 primary, whole genome shotgun sequence, the DNA window TTCTCCAAGGATGCAACCCCAGAGATGTCACCCACTTTAACTTAACTTCTCTCCCTCTTCAGGCACTGGAGGAGGCACTGAATGTCCAGGCCTCCCCCCCACCCATCTTCGCTGGCACTCTGGAGCCAGCTGGGAAGGTGCCACCACAGGAACTGCTGACCCAGAATGAGCTGCTCAAGCAGCAGGTAGGGCCagaggggtgggagggagggcagagcagagcgtCCTGTGGTACTTCACCAGAGGGACAGTAATGGTACCAGGTGTGCCCAGGACTTGGCACAGCCACTGCGGTTGGGGTTTATAACACAGAGACCAGGTGCACCCAGTGCtctgccttccaccaggtgaAAATCTTCGAGGAGGACTTCCAGAGGGAGCGGAGTGACAGGGAGAGGATGAACGAGGAGAAGGAGGAGTTgaaacagcagctggagaagctgcagaagcagctggcCATGTCCAACAACCAggtgagcagcactgcaccctTCATGGACGAGTTGGAGATGCTCATCTCCTGTGTCGCAGCCTCGTCATACACCTCAGAGCAGGGATGAGCAGGGACAGGGGGGACAGAGAGGTGGTTTTACTGCTGCTTATCCCTGCCAGAGCCTAATGCAGGGGCTGAAGTTTATTAAGTGGGTGGCAGTGCCTTCCCATCCTGTCTGGCACAGAGATCTCTCAAGCCCAGCTGTGCCCGTGGGGAGAGGTTTAGGGCTCTTCTCTCTGCCTCTTGCACTTTTCCTGTGAGTCTGCTTTGAGCACGGCAGCATTCCTTGCCCCAGTCTGCACTAACCCctcctcacccccagctgcGTGCCTCTAAGGATGACTGccagagagagaaggaggagaaggagaagttGAAGAAGATGCTGAAACAGCACAAACAGGTGGGATGGTGAAAAGCACTTTCTGGTGGAGGGCCTGGCACAGGAGAGGGCTGGGACTACTCTGGGCTGTCCTCAGGCTCTCACCATCTCTCCTGGCCTCTCACAGGCTTCTGGAGAGAGGCTGCACCCTGACCCAGTGCCAGGACCACTGGGCCCCGCGTGCCCTGTGTACCAGTACCAGTACAGCCCCCCCGTGCCTCACCCCATGTACCATGGCTACGACGAATGGCAGCAGATCCGCtacccaccagcactgcagggcgAGCACGCGCCGGGACAGAACTTCCACCATTATCCCCCAGTGAGCACAATGGGGAACACAGAGCAGGTCTGGGGCTTGTGACGCACATGTACAGTCATTCATCGATCCCATTCCCATCTCTTCCAGCCGGAATACCCCTGGCGCCCGCCCTGTGCTATGGCCCGCAGCCAGAATGCCACGGCAGTGCCTGGGGTGAAGCCCGTCCCCAAGGACTTGGGTAAGGCTGAGCCCGGCGCCTGGGCAGGGATAGGACGGGTTAGCTGGAGGGGTTCCCTTCAGATCCCATGGGTTTGGGCATCCTGTATCATAAGGGGGAGTGGGAATGGGTGGTGGGGGGCTGGATCCTGATGGTGGCATCTCCCTGCTGTCCTGCATCGCATCCCCCTGGGGCCCTGCAGCACGTCCCAGCCTTCTGTCCCCATGTCACACATGGGGTGATGGCTGAGGAGCGTGCTGACTCCACGCTGTGTCTCTTGTGTCCCAGACCAGGCAGGTCCTGCGCTGCCGTGATGCCGAAGAGCGGCGTCGCTGTGCTGCGATGGGGGCTGATggcagaagagaagcaggatgtgtgtgtgtgcccgTGTATGTAGAGCTAGGACCTTCCTCCAGCTGATTGCTCGCTGTATCTGCACACAGTGGATGCACGCCTGGGGCCAGAGAGGCCGCAGTGGTGGCAGAGGGATTGTGGATGGCATGGCCATCTCATTCCACCTGAAGGATTGGCATTGGGATCTTGAGCCAGGAAAAGGAGCCGCGCTCCCTCTGttcctggagcatctctgccaGCGGTGGAGCATCTCTCCCCTCCTGGTGCTGGGAGCACCTGTGGCCAGATGGATCCCGCACCGAGAGTGCTTggtgatgtatttatttaaggACTGGAACTGAATCTGTTCTCATTCTAAAAGTGTGTTTTCGCCGGAAGAGTCTCAGTGCAGTACTCGAGGTGGGAGTTGTCTCAGACTGTTTGCCCAGATTGATTCAGATGTAACCACGTGTCCAGAGCAAAACATGAACCCGCTCACTGCGCAAGCGGTCAGCATTCATTTATCTGAGCCCTGCCCAGCCCCGGGCTCAGCCCTATGCATCCCCCGCTCCCTGGAGCCAATCCTgctccagaaaaacaaagctgcaggggaaaaaatacagccGTCGGTGTCATGCgcgtgccagcagcagctgtgcttgtTTCTAGGTGCTGCTCGGCAGCGttcctcctgcctggctgctgcctgttatttttcccttctgtgctCTGGACTGAAACCCGAGCGCTTGCCCCGCTCTGTGACCCGGCATGAGGGCAGCCAGGAGGAGGCTGggctcagcctgcagagctcagagccgTAGTGATAAATGTGTGTGCTGTAATTAATAAACACACAGAGATTTCCAGCTGGAGACACTCCACTctggctggggggggggggggggggggtgtagCTGTCATCCCCTTGGGAAGCACTGACCCCATCCCATAAAGCATCCCACCCTCTGGTGGTGACAAGCAACAAGCAGAGCAGTGCGGTTGCAGAGCCTTTATTTGGCATTGCTGTGGGGTTGGAGCACTGGGAGTCGGCCCCCAGGGCTGAGAGAGGAGCACATCCCTGCACAGTGCGGGCAGCCTGAATGCACTGAAGGGCTGCACTGCACCCGGGCAGGATCAGGCCGAGCCCACCCCATGGTGGGGGCTTTCAGGCCAGGCCTTCATGGAAATGTCATCCTCAGTTCCCCAGGGCCAGgttgggggctgcagggggttGAGCTGGGGGGGCTACTGGCCCCGCTGCTGCCGCATGTAGGCGATGATGTCGTTCTTGACGGTGGCGATGTTGGCACGGTGGTACCAGCGCATGATGGGCACCCCGTCAGCGCCCACCAGGAACTTCTCAAAGTTCCATTTGATGTCGTGGTTCCTCAGTGGCTCCCAGAAGAGGTTCTTGGGGTTGCCAAACTCCTCTGCCACCGGAGGGCAGGAGTTCTGCAAAGAGGGAGGGGATGCGTCAGTGCTGCGTGACCCCCAAAATCTGGGTGCTGCCCTCCACCCTTGGCACAGCACCcaccttcaggaagctgtagacCTTCTGCTCCTTGGCCCCGTTCACATCCCCTTTCTGGAAGAGTTGGAAGTTGGGGACGAAGCCACCTCCTGGCCGCACGTACCTGTGGGGGACAAGGGGACAGCAGGCGGAGGTGTGACGTGTGGGAACCCCAAACTTCATCCCCAGGATGGACAAGGAACGCTAAAATCTCATCTCCAAGTTGGGCAGGGGACCCTAAAACCTCATCCTCCAGCTGGGGATGAACCCTCCCACGTTGCCACAGCCTTTCCATACCCCACCGTTCTCATCCCCAGTACTCACTTCAGTGCGGGGAGGATCTCAGAGTTCTGACCAGGCTCCTGCTTCCCAAATTGGTTGGAAGGGAAGCCCAGGACGACAAGTCCATAGGGCCCCAGCTCATTTTGTAGTGCATTCAGTTCTGCAGACAAAGAGCCGGGGATAGGTTAGGTTAGGAGAATCCAGGCCCTTTGCATCGCTGTCACCCCATTCCCAGTGCAGGGCAGGTTGGGGACCTTACCGAGGTACTGCAGGGTGAGCCCTCAGTACGTGGCCACGTTGACAAAGAGCACCATCTTCCCCGCATACTTTCGGAAGGGGATGTACTCGTCCCCATCGATGGTCAGCGCCCCGTAGTCATAGATGGTGCCCCGCACGGAGTCGTAGCATTTCACCTATGGGGAGCAGGCTGTGGGGCCGGGCTGGGGGCCGTCACTGTGCCACGACAGCGCTGGCCACCACGTAGGACACGAGGGACGTGTCACAGCAGCAGAGTGGGTGCCGTATGGAGGTGCACGCACACGTGCAGATGTGCGCAGACCCATCCTACGGGAGCGGCTGCTGCAGCGGCGGGGATGTTTACCCGGCTGCAGAGTCCCGGGAAGGCGAAAGGGGGGCCGCGCCACAGCGGGGATGAGAAcggctcccccccccccctccccggcGGACGCGGCGCCGCGGACGGACGCACCGCGGTGACCGAGGGACGGCCGCGCTCGGAGCTGCGCGGTGAGGGGGTTAACGGGGGGAGCGGGCGGCCGTGCCCACCGAGGTGCCCGGCACCGTAGGGGGCTATTTTAGGAGCTGGCAGGAGACAGAGTCACGGGGAGCTTCGCCGCCCCGGGCCGTATCCTGCCTTCCTCTGCGCACACGGCGCTGGGAATAGCGCCCAGCCCGGGCAGCACAGCGGGGACACAAAGCTCTGTACCCCTCCCTCCTCGGCACTGCCCCACGCACCCTTCCGCTGCCCCCCACTCCTTACCATCTCCCTCTCCTGGCCCTGCCCCAGCGGGACGAGCCCGGCCAGCAGCACGGCCAGCACGCAGACGGCTCGGCACCCCATATCGGGGGCGGGCGGGTGGTGCGGGGACCCCCGGGACGGCGCACGGAGGGGTTTCGGGCTCACCGCCTTCTGCCCGCACCCGGTCCGGCGCCGGGGAAATagcggcggggccgcggggccgggccaAGCGCCggcggggaggaggggggggagagggcGGGGGGCCGCGCCGTTAACCGTGTGTGCGCCCTGGGGCGGGCGATGCGCAGCCGGCGGGGCATcgtggttttttgttgttgttgtttgtttgtttgtttgttttccctttacTTTGATTGAttgtgttttggtttatttgGGGGGTTTTAGTGTTtgtattctatttttctttcttttattttttattatgttggggTGGGAGGGGACAATTGGCAGTGCTGCCTCTGCTTGGCCAGGATGTGTGACCCACAGGCTGCAATATAAGCCCCTGGGGATTCAAATCCTGGTTTATGCAATGGGATTTAAAAGCCTCACCCTGGCAAGGAGCACCTGGGCAAGGTGAcaccctgctgccatccctggATAGGGACGGGCGAGTGCAGAGACCAAAGCACTCCATCAGCATCCTTCAGGAGATTGGGTTGAGAGCTCCAATGGGTGACCCCACAGTGCCCCCGCTGTGATGCTGCAGTCACAAGCCGAGGGCAGAAGCCTGCGGTCCCTTATCCTCTTATCCTCAGGGACAGGAATTTCCAAGGCCCTTCTTGCACACTCAGGGAATGCAAACATTTACCCTGGGCTGGCTCCAAGGGAAATATCCGCAATGAGGTGTAAATTCCTTTAAATCCCTCCAAATGGCCTGATGAACTGTTctgggggagctgggggggAGGCTGTGGTCAGGGGTTCACTGACCTGGGACAAAGTGTGGCAGCGGGTGAGCCCTGAGACACAGTGAGTATCCAGCTTCCAGCACCAGAGCTGGACCTTACCTTTGCATGAGAGCAGTGCTGGCCAGACCAGGGCTTCCTGCCAAATCCAGAGGACTGAAGGAGAAGGGCAGCGATGCTGTGGGCTCAGGGGAGCAATCCCCATCCCATGGCAGGGACACGATGTcttgggatggggctgcaggctctgaaaCGGCCCCAGGGTTGCTTGGTGTCAGTGATGGGAAGTACCACAGATTGATGGAACACAGCTGGGATTGCTTAATTAGGAAAACAGGGTTCAGAGCAGTGAACCTCTGGTCCTAGGAACAGAGCGGATAGGTCACGCCTGCAGCAGGGGACAGCTGGCTCGGCGTCTGCTCCCTGCACAATGGAATGGAGGGGACCCTACAGCCTGGCCATGGGACAGTGTACCCACAGGTCCCTCCGTGTTCCTCAATCACAGTGTTCCCTAAAGCTTTAAGCATGTAGAGATGTGGCTTAGCCCTTCTCTAATTCCCCATAGCAGGGAACGCTCTGGACACAGCAGTGGGGCTGTTCAAGCTGTGTTCCCTCCCTGCTATTTCACACCATTCTTATATTTATGCCCTAATTGCTGGTGTGGGGCTCTGGTGGGTTTCCAGCTGTGCACAGGGACTCgggtctgtgctgcagaagtggACACGTCCCTTCCACACGTCCCTAAATCGCCTCCGCACGCAGGGAAGGGCTGACCTGCTCCTGAACcgccttttcttttcctaaaccaaaacaaaaataaattgttcctTAGGTCCTGACGCCAGGCCAGCCTCCCTGGGGAGAGCACTGAAGCACAGGGAAGGGTTCAGCAAGCTGTGGTCGATGGATCCCTACCCCCATGGCTGAGTGAGGATCCTGCCTGTGTCACCTCAAATCCGTGCCGAGGCTGGAGCAGCATCCCCCACCCCAACAAGGGGAGTGTGGGATAGGCTGGCCGCCCAGCAGCTTCCCTCCTTGGGTGTTTTTCTGCTGGAGCCAGCCCCGCCTGCTGCAGATGTTTGGCAGGGGCTGGGGATAGACGGCCAGCAGTGCTTCCAGTCTCATCCCTGCTACCACCACCTCCGGTGCTGCAGTGGGACAGCATCATCCAACCCTGTATGGCTTTGGGTCAGCACCAGGGGCTCCACACCCATTGCCTCCATACCCTTCTCCTCCAGTACCGCTCATCCCTTCTGCACATCAGAGGCTGTAGAGGCCACAGCAAGGGACAGGGAACCCATGCACCTCTGCTACATCCCGGGAGCCAGCACACGGCCGTGGAAAAACATTAATCCCAGCACAACCTCTGAACTTTTGTTGCAGGTGTGCAATCCCCCCTTGTCATGCTCTGGAAGCGCCCCTGCTCCCCCCCGctctcccttctgctgccatgtTGCTTCACGTGGCTCCGGGCTCTGCTCACAAAGCCTTCTTTGCAATGCTCCACAATGCCTTTCCTGGAAATGTTTGCAATAGGATCAAATCTTCCCAGAAATCTCCGCCGCCGCAAAAGGAAATCCCTCGTGCACCCCTGGCCCAGGAGAAAAGCACTCAGGGAGGTGGGAACAGCTGGTTTTTGCTCTCTTACCTCAAGCCAGGCTTCCTCCTCAAACCACTAACACAGCTGCGGCTCTGTGCCTGTCCACCTCCTGTTATACTGCTCTGCTCCACACACCACGCATgtcccaggcagcagctgctggcagtggggtgggatgggggaaaGCAAGGCAGGGGCTGCTCTGAGCCTCAGCACCGTGACCACCACCAGCTGCACACTGTGAGTGCCAGcaagagagggagggaagaggaacaaaggaggaagaaatctGGTTCTCTGCTCAGTTCGGCGACTTGAGAGGGGAGAGCAATACAACAGCTCGAAAGCAGAACATCTCCTTGCTCCCTGGGATCTGTGCTTTCCCCTGACCCCAAAGCAAACCCTGCCCAAAATGAGAGGATGTACCTCTGCAGCGGTGAACACAGCGTTTAAGCAACCATTCCCACATCCCAGCCTGATTCAGCTCACTGCTTACGTACATTCTCATGTTGAGTCATGCCAGGATGCTGGTCTGGCCACAGGGCTTCTGAcccacacacagcagccctggaCCTACATCGCACCTAGTGCaggggctgcactgcagcatgagGCTGTGCCAGTGGGCTTGTGGATGGGCAAGGGTTTGGGAAGCTGTGACAAAGCGCTGTGCCCTGATGACACCAACCACATGGACAGAGCTGCACGACACACAGACAGACATACAGACAAAATAGAATacagtcattttattttctattagcTTATTTGGTCTGGCAGTACCTGTGGGGGAACCCTCTGCTGCCTGTTTGATAGGAAGGCACGGGGAAAGGGATGCAGCTCCAACATCATGCAGGCAGAGGCAGAAGCTTCCCACACTCCTCTGTCCCACTGGACCCATAGGATCTGAACCCTGCAGGGTTTCCTGCAATTCCAGTTGATATCTGACACATGGAACCACTGGTGCCAGCTGCATTCCTGCTGGGATGGGCTCCTGCAGCAATGCTTTCAGCAGTACGGAGGCACAACCAGAAGCCACATCCGTCATCTGGCTTTGACTCTTCTTTTCCAATCACCCCAGCAGCTGGAGAAATAACTATGCCAGGCATTTACGGTccttgctgccttgctgctggtACTGGGAGAGTCCCAATGGGATAACATGGCTGCAAGATGGCACAGGCAAGCTATCTTACAAGAACAAGTCACTTCCAGCTGGGCATCACCTCCATGTCCTCAATGCCACACAACCGGAtcctgctgtgctccccagcagcacGGTGGTTCACTCCCACTCCAGCCCCATCCTCTCCCCACTCTCTGGGTGCCCCATGGTGGGAGTCCTGCTGATCTTCCTCACACAATGCCATTGCGTGTGGGGTGAGTCCGTACCCGGTAGATGATGACAGCTGTGGCTGGGCACAGCAACAGGGCTGTCATGACAAGGATGGTGGCCAGGATGATAAGAACGATGACCCAGATGTCCAAGATGTGCTTGGGGAGGGCAGCGGGATCAGCAGGGATAGGGAGGTCCATCCTAAAAGGGAGACACAGAGCAGTGATGGGGCTGTAGAGCCCAAAGCCTCCCCAAGGAGACCACGTCCAGCTTCGGGCATGTGCTCTTTGCAGAGCAAACAGGCTTTGGCCAAAGCTCTTTTGAGACGCTGTGGGATTTACAGAGTGCTTTGATGCAGCTGGATGGAAGCCcggggaaaaaaatgttccctGTTAATTGCTGCTGCAATTAAAGGAGCTGATGGAGCAAAGCTGCCAGCAGGCATCCCACCAGTCGCCCGCTCACTTTGGGGTCTGCTGGCAGTGCAGAACGATGCTGCAGTGAGGCACTGTGGACAACCGGTAGGTGTCCAGCCCCAAAGCAGCTCTCTGGGgaagcagagcactggaacGCGTGGTGCCACGCAGCCCGTGCTCACAGCTCCCCAAACCCCCCAGTTCCCGCTGAGTCACGCAATTAACGGCTCAATTAGCAGCGCTGCTTCGGCACCGCACGGTGGGCATCACCAGCGCGGtgcctcccctcctcctcagcAACTCGAGCGCGCTGAAAACACGCGTGGGCTGCGCTCCCAGCGCCTCCTCGACGGGGCGGGGGTCCCACGGGTGGACTCCGGGGCTGCTCTACGGCCGCTTGGTGCGCTCCGAGCTTCCCGGGACCAAGCGCGGTGCCGACGGCCACGCGTGGCTCGAGGCGGGGAGCAGCACCGCGCGGCACGAAGCGAATCCCACGGCGGTACCCACGTCCCGGAGCCGGTCCCCTACCTGCGGCGCAGAGCGGAGGCAGCGTCTCGCCGAACACGGCCCCGGCACGGAGCGCGGAGCCGGGGCGGCCGTCGGGGGAGGGACGGGGCGGGGAGGGGaagcggggccgggcgggggaGGGAGTGGGGGAGGAGGCCCGGAGGGGAAAGAGGGCTGGGAACTCACTCTCCAGAGCGAAGTCCGAGCCCCTGCAGCCCGCTGTGTGCGGGAGAACAAAGGGGATGGGGTAACGCGGCCACTGCTGTGGGGTGtggggatggatgtgggatggATGCTCCGTGGGACCAGTGATACGACTCCAGGGTTACGGCATGGtgctgcgtcaggggagggtcaggaaaaggttctgcaccagagggcggtgagcATGGAACAGACCCCCAGGGCACGGGTATGGGccgagctgcaggagctcaggaAACGTTTGGACACCGTTCAACCATGGGATTTGTGTGTTCCTGTATGAAGCCACGGTTGGGCTCAATGGTCCCTGTGTGTTCCTCCCAGGTCATGACACTCTTTCATTGTATTCTATTGACATTTCATGGCTGAGCACCATCACAGTTCACTTcctccagcccagcagccctacgctcagagctgggcaggagcccacagcagctcagccctcaTCAGCCTCCAGTGCAGCCTGGGATAAAGCCACACGGGTCTTATCGCCATGCAGAGGAAGCATCACAGCTGTGGGTTTCCTTCACAGCCGCACAGGAAGGGCAGgcggctgctggagctgcacgACACCGCAGGGTTCACACAGAGGGACCTCAGTGCCATGCCCAGGAGCTGACTTCATGcactctgcctgcagagcacagcgCCCAGACCTGACACACATCAGCAGATCTCTGGGTTGTTCTGTGCCACTCGCTTCTCAGTTAGGAGTGGCTGTGCCTGAGCCCTGCACAGGGACaatcaggagctgcaggcacagctggggcactgctgctctcctcctccctaCAGCCAGCGCACTGCTTAGGAGGCAGCTGAATGCAGCATTGCAACGCTGCAGGAAGCACCTGTGCAACGTATA includes these proteins:
- the GPX3 gene encoding glutathione peroxidase 3, producing the protein MGCRAVCVLAVLLAGLVPLGQGQEREMVKCYDSVRGTIYDYGALTIDGDEYIPFRKYAGKMVLFVNVATYUGLTLQYLELNALQNELGPYGLVVLGFPSNQFGKQEPGQNSEILPALKYVRPGGGFVPNFQLFQKGDVNGAKEQKVYSFLKNSCPPVAEEFGNPKNLFWEPLRNHDIKWNFEKFLVGADGVPIMRWYHRANIATVKNDIIAYMRQQRGQ
- the SMIM3 gene encoding small integral membrane protein 3, with translation MDLPIPADPAALPKHILDIWVIVLIILATILVMTALLLCPATAVIIYRVRTHPTRNGIV